In Micromonospora sp. WMMA1363, a genomic segment contains:
- a CDS encoding DUF4193 domain-containing protein, whose amino-acid sequence MATDYDAPRRDEVDLGEDSLEELKARRVDSQSGAVDVDEAEVAESFELPGADLADEELTVKVLPMQQDEFRCARCFLVHHRSQLAVERGGELICRECV is encoded by the coding sequence ATGGCCACCGACTACGACGCCCCGCGGCGCGACGAGGTCGACCTCGGCGAGGACAGCCTGGAAGAGCTGAAGGCCCGGCGCGTCGACTCACAGTCGGGCGCCGTGGACGTCGACGAGGCTGAGGTGGCGGAGAGCTTTGAGCTGCCCGGCGCCGACCTGGCCGACGAGGAACTCACGGTCAAGGTCCTGCCGATGCAGCAGGACGAGTTCCGCTGCGCACGCTGCTTCCTGGTGCACCACCGAAGCCAGCTCGCGGTTGAGCGCGGCGGTGAGCTGATCTGCCGGGAGTGCGTCTGA